One segment of Arvicanthis niloticus isolate mArvNil1 chromosome 5, mArvNil1.pat.X, whole genome shotgun sequence DNA contains the following:
- the LOC117709009 gene encoding ATPase family AAA domain-containing protein 3A: MSWLFGIKGPKGEGTGPPLPLPPAQPGAEGGGDRGAGDRPSPKDKWSNFDPTGLERAAKAARELEHSRHAKEALSLAQMQEQTLQLEQQSKLKEYEAAVEQLKSEQIRVQAEERRKTLSEETRQHQARAQYQDKLARQRYEDQLKQQQLLNEENLRKQEESVQKQEAIRRATVEREMELRHKNEMLRVEAEARARAKADRENADIIREQIRLKAAEHRQTILESIKTAGTLFGEGFRAFVTDWDKVTATVAGLTLLAVGVYSAKNATSVAGRYIEARLGKPSLVRETSRISVLEALRHPIQVSRRLVSRPQDALEGVILSPSLEARVRDIAIATRNTKKNKSLYRNVLMYGPPGTGKTLFAKKLALHSGMDYAIMTGGDVAPMGREGVTAMHKVFDWASTSRRGLLLFVDEADAFLRKRATEKISEDLRATLNAFLHRTGQHSSKFMLVLASNQPEQFDWAINDRIDEMVCFALPQREERERLVRMYFDKYVLKPATEGKQRLKVAQFDYGKKCSEVAQLTEGMSGREIAQLAVAWQAMAYSSEDGVLTEAMMDARVQDAVQQHQQKMQWLKVERPDSEASKSPHPSLLSC; the protein is encoded by the exons ATGTCGTGGCTCTTCGGCATCAAGGGCCCCAAGGGCGAAGGCACAGGGCCTCCGCTGCCCTTGCCGCCCGCTCAACCTGGGGCGGAGGGTGGCGGCGACCGTGGTGCGGGAGACCGGCCATCGCCCAAGGACAAATGGAGCAACTTCGACCCGACGGGCCTGGAGCGTGCGGCCAAAGCGGCGCGCGAGTTGGAGCACTCGC GCCATGCCAAGGAGGCACTGAGTCTTGCACAGATGCAGGAGCAGACACTGCAGCTGGAACAACAGTCTAAGCTCAAG GAGTATGAAGCTGCTGTAGAGCAACTAAAGAGTGAACAGATCCGTGTGCAAgctgaggaaagaaggaaaacccTGAGCGAAGAGACTCGGCAGCACCAGGCT aGGGCCCAGTACCAGGATAAGCTAGCTCGACAACGCTATGAGGACCAGCTGAAACAACAG CAACTTCTGAATGAAGAGAATTTAAGGAAACAAGAGGAATCTGTGCAGAAGCAAGAGGCCATACGGCGAG CCACTGTGGAGCGCGAGATGGAACTGCGGCATAAAAACGAGATGTTGCGAGTGGAGGCTGAGGCCCGAGCACGGGCCAAGGCTGATCGAGAGAATGCCGACATCATCCGGGAACAGATTCGACTCAAGGCTGCAGAACATCGCCAGACCATCTTGGAGTCTATCAA GACAGCTGGCACCTTGTTTGGTGAAGGATTCCGTGCCTTTGTGACAGACTGGGACAAAGTGACAGCCACG GTGGCTGGATTGACACTGTTAGCTGTTGGAGTCTATTCTGCCAAGAATGCTACTTCTGTTGCTGGTCGGTATATTGAGGCCCGGTTGGGAAAGCCGTCCCTGGTGAGAGAGACCTCCCGTATCTCAGTGCTGGAGGCACTGAGGCATCCCATCCAG GTCAGCAGGCGACTGGTCAGCAGACCCCAGGATGCGTTGGAGGGCGTCATCCTCAGT CCTAGCCTGGAGGCACGGGTTCGAGATATTGCCATTGCAACAAGAAATACCAAGAAGAACAAAAGCCTGTATAGGAACGTTCTGATGTATGGGCCACCAGGGACTGGCAAGACACTCTTTGCTAAG AAACTTGCACTGCATTCAGGCATGGACTACGCCATCATGACAGGCGGGGACGTGGCCCCCATGGGACGGGAGGGTGTGACTGCCATGCACAAGGTCTTCGACTGGGCAAGCACCAGCCGACGAGG CCTCCTGCTCTTTGTGGATGAAGCAGATGCCTTCCTCAGGAAGCGAGCAACT gAAAAGATAAGTGAAGACCTCAGGGCTACTCTGAATGCATTCCTACACAGGACAGGACAACACAGTAGTAA GTTCATGCTGGTCCTGGCCAGTAACCAGCCTGAGCAGTTTGATTGGGCCATCAATGACCGCATTGACGAGATGGTCTGCTTTGCCCTGCCACAGCGGGAGGAGCGAGAGCGCCTGGTGAGAATGTATTTTGACAAGTATGTTCTTAAGCCGGCCACAGAAGGAAAGCA ACGCTTGAAGGTGGCCCAGTTTGACTACGGAAAGAAATGCTCAGAGGTCGCCCAGCTGACGGAGGGAATGTCAGGCCGGGAGATTGCTCAGCTTGCTGTGGCATGGCAG